The sequence below is a genomic window from Streptococcus oralis.
CTGACAAAGTTAATAATAAACCTGTGGTAGTATTTCCCAGTTCTACTGCTTTCTAATTTTATAAGTGTATTAATTAAATAATGTATTAGAAAAAACGAACAAGACTGTGTTAATAACCTATCTTATTCGTTTAATTTATTAGACTTGTTCAAGAATTATTTGAAGCAAGATTTGGTTAAACAGTTAATTTTTAATGTTCCAACTAGCCATTAGTTTTTAGTTTTCACCTATTTAAATCAGCTAAAATAATCCTTAATAGCACCTGTATATTATAGTTCCGGAGTTTCAACAAAATACCGAACAAGTCGATTATTCAATTTTTATAGAAGTTTACAAGCACCTTTTAACATGGAACTGGAGGTGCAGGATTCCATGAACTTTTTGGAATGCATACTGGAGGAACATATGGACCAGGTTTTATCATCCCTCCGATACTCTTCAAAATCCCCCAGCCAATACATCCGATATCTCCAATAAAACAGTCATCTCCACCACTAATTGTCTCTAATTCTACTTCATTCAAAGCAATATAATCAATTTTTTTCATTGTTATAATTCATTCCTTTCGTTTTACTCAAGGCACAACACAGAATGAAAAAGTGTTGTGCTCTTTATTTTGTTTTATAATAATAATGAGAAAGCCTATCACTACTACAAATCACGGATAGGTGAATAAATGAGTGGTACAGCCACTACCTCGTATTTTTATAGGTGTCATTCTTTCCATCCAGCACAAGAACTGTGACTAGGAGCACGTAAACTTATAATTGAATAAGCGACTCGTTTGCAAAAGAACAGTTTCTATCCGTACATAGGTCATTAAGTTATATATATTCTTATACAATACAACACTATTATATCTATACACGAACACAGAACCACTGATGAGGATTTTTCCGGCATTGATTCGTAAAATCACCAATTGCTGTATCAACAATTCTACCTACAACATAGCCACCTACCGTCCAAAACACAGCATCGTCAACCCCAAATATTCCTCCCTCTATTCTATCAAGCATTTCATTATCTATAACAGAAAATTGTGACATCATTTTTGTATTCATGACAAATACTCCTTTTTTATTTTTAATTTTTGTCCTGTTGCAACCTTGACAAGTTTAGTATATCATTGTTTGTTAAAGTTTTTCATCCAAATCTTGAATTGTCATCGAAACGTCTTGAACTAGCTTTTTATTTGAAACCACCTCTAAATTTTTTAAAAAAAGATAATTTCTAATCACTTTTTTACCATTCAGGAAGTTTCAATGACAATTCAAGATTTTATAAAATATGAACTTAGTATCATGGTATAATAAATTCATATTTTATATGAAAGGATTTGCCAATGACTTCTTATAAACGTACATTTGTTCCCCAAATAGATGCTAGAGACTGTGGTGTCGCTGCCTTAGCCTCGATTGCCAAATTCTATGGTTCAGATTTTTCTCTAGCTCACTTGAGAGAACTTGCAAAGACCAATAAAGAAGGGACGACTGCTCTTGGCATTGTAAAAGCCGCAAATGAAATGGGCTTTGAAACAAGGCCTGTTCAAGCAGATAAAACGCTCTTTGACATGAGTGATGTCCCCTATCCATTTATCGTTCACGTTAACAAAGAAGGGAAACTCCAACATTACTATGTTGTCTATCAAACAAGGAAAGACTATCTGATTATTGGTGATCCTGATCCTTCTGTAAAAATCACCAAAATGTCAAAAGAACGCTTTTTCTCTGAATGGACTGGAGTAGCTATTTTTCTAGCTCCCAAACCCAGCTATCAACCCCATAAAGATAAAAAGAATGGTCTACTGAGCTTCCTCCCTCTGATTTTCAAACAAAAATCTCTCATTGCTTACATTGTTCTCTCAAGCTTATTAGTCACTATTATCAATATCGGTGGTTCTTATTATCTCCAAGGAATCTTGGATGAGTACATTCCAAATCAGATGAAATCAACTTTAGGAATTATCTCAATTGGTCTAATTATCACCTATATCCTCCAACAAGCCATGAGCTTCTCCAGAGATTATCTCCTAACTGTTCTGAGTCAGAGATTAAGCATTGATGTAATTTTGGCCTATATTCGTCATATCTTTGAACTTCCTATGTCTTTCTTTGCGACACGTCGTACAGGAGAAATCATTTCACGCTTCACAGATGCCAACTCTATTATAGATGCCTTAGCTTCTACCATTCTCTCTCTTCTTCTTGATGTTTCCATTCTGATCCTTGTAGGGAGCGTCTTACTGGCACAAAACCCTAATCTCTTCCTTCTTTCTCTTATTTCCGTTCCTATATACATGTTCATCATCTTTTCTTTTATGAAACCTTTTGAAAAAATGAACCACGATGTCATGCAAAGCAATTCTATGGTTAGTTCTGCCATTATCGAAGATATCAACGGGATCGAAACCATCAAGTCACTCACAAGTGAAGAAAATCGCTACCAAAATATTGACAGTGAATTTGTCGATTATTTGGAAAAATCCTTTAAACTTACTAAATATTCTATTTTACAAACTAATTTAAAGCAAGGAACAAAGTTAGTTCTTAATATCTTTATCCTATGGTTTGGTGCTCAATTAGTCATGTCGAGTAAGATTTCTATCGGTCAGCTGATTACCTTTAATACACTTCTTTCTTACTTTACAACTCCTATGGAAAATATTATCAACCTACAAACTAAACTCCAATCTGCGAAGGTTGCTAATAACCGCTTGAACGAGGTCTATTTAGTTGAATCTGAATTTCAAGTTCAAGAAAATCCTGTTCATTCAAATTTTTTGATGGGCGATATTGAATTTGATGACCTTTCTTATAAGTATGGTTTTGGACGAGATACCTTAACAGATATCAATCTAACAATTAAAGAAGGTGATAAGGTTAGCCTGGTTGGAGTTAGTGGTTCTGGTAAAACAACTCTAGCCAAAATGATTGTCAATTTCTTTGACCCTTACAAAGGACAGATTACCATCAATCGTCAGGATATTAAAAATATTGATAAAAAAATCTTGCGACGTCATATTAATTACCTGCCCCAACAAGCCTATATCTTTAATGGCTCTATCTTGGAAAACTTAACCTTGGGCGGTAATAATATGATTAGCCAAGAAGATATTCTAAAAGCTTGCGAATTAGCTGAAATCCGTCAAGATATTGAAAGAATGCCTATGGGCTATCAAACTCAACTTTCTGATGGAGCAGGTCTGTCAGGAGGACAGAAGCAACGAATTGCTCTCGCTCGTGCTCTTTTAACTAAATCTCCTGTTTTAATACTAGATGAAGCTACTAGTGCTCTCGATGTTTTGACTGAGAAAAAGGTTATAGATAATCTTATGTCCCTAACTGATAAAACCATTCTCTTTGTAGCCCATCGTCTAAGTATAGCCGAACGGACTAACCGTGTCATTGTTCTTGACCAGGGTAAAATCATTGAAGTTGGTAGTCATCAAGAGTTAATACAGGCGCAAGGCTTCTACCATCATCTATTCAACAAATAAGGAGAATGTTATGAATCCTAATCTTTTTAGAAGCGTCGAGTTTTATCAGAGACGTTACCATAATTATGCGACAGTATTGATCATACCACTTTCATTACTGTTTACTTTCATCTTAATTTTCTCCCTTGTTGCCACAAAAGAAATTACCGTTACGTCACAAGGAGAAATTACCCCTACAAGTGTCATTGCATCCATTCAGTCAACTAGTGATAATCCTATCCTAGCTAATCATTTAGTGGCAAATCAAGTAGTTGAAAAAGGTGACTTACTCATCAAATACTCTGAAACAATGGAAGAAAGTCAGAAAACTGCCTTAGAAACTCAGTTACAAAGACTTGAGAAGCAAAAAGAAGGACTTGGAATTTTGAAACAAAGCTTAGAAAAAGCGACTGATCTTTTTTCTGGTGAGGATGAGTTTGGCTACCATAATACCTTTATGAATTTTACTAAACAAGCTCATGATATTGAACTAGGTATCTCAAAGACTAATACTGAGGTTTCAAATCAAGCCAATCTTGCTAATAGCAGTTCATCAGCTATTGAACAAGAAATCACAAAAGTTCAACAACAAATTGGAGAATATCAAGAGCTGAGAGATGCTATCATAAACAAAAGAGCGCGCTTACCGACTGGCAATCCACACCAGTCAATTTTGAATCGTTATCTTGTAGCCTCTCAAGAACAAACACAAGAAACTGCAGATGAGCCATTTTTATCTCAAATCAATCAAAGTATTGCAAATCTTGAATCATCTATCGCAAATCTCAAAATTCAGCAAGCTGGTATCGGAAGTGTAGCAACTTATGATAATAGTTTAGAAACCAAAATTGAAGTACTCCGCACTCAATTTTTACAAACAGCTTCTCAGCAACAACTAGCTGTGGAAAATCAACTAACAGAATTAAAAGTACAACTAGATCAAGCGACACAGCGCTTGGAAAACAATACCTTAACCGCTCCAAGTAAAGGTATCGTTCATCTGAACAGCGAATTTGAAGGTAAAAATAGAATTCCAACTGGTACAGAAATTGCTCAAATATTCCCTATTATAACAGATACAAGAGAAGTACTAATCACTTACTACGTATCATCTGACTATCTCCCCTTACTAGATAAAGGACAAACTGTAAGATTAAAACTTGAGAAGATTGGAAATCACGGCATTACCATCATCGGCCAACTTCAGACAATTGATCAAACTCCTACCAGAACAGAGCAAGGCAATCTCTTTAAATTAACCGCTCTTGCAAAACTATCTAATGAGGATAGTAAACTCATCCAATACGGCTTACAAGGTCGCGTCACTAGTGTAACTGCAAAGAAAACATATTTTGATTATTTCAAAGATAAAATTCTAACCCATTCTGATTAATTTTCAGATAACACTCTAGAACTATTTATTATCTTATCAAAAAGGAGAATCATAACATGGATAAGAAACAAAATCTAACTTCATTTCAAGAACTAACAACTACTGAACTCAACCAGATTACAGGTGGAGGATGGTGGGAAAATTTCTTATATAGCGTTAATAGATATTCTCATAACCTCACACAAGGACTTCATCAGCCAATACAACTATAAAAAAATAAGACCGAGATACAAGAACTCTCGGTCTTATTTTCATCATTCTGTATGCATCATAGTAAGTACCTGACGAAAGACTTGATTTTGACAGATAGTATTGAGACTAGCATTGGGATAACTTTCCACTATCTTCATAACGGTATAAAGACCAACTCCTCTCTCCTCCCCTTTAGAACTAACTCCAAAAGAGAAGATTTCAGAAACATCTATGCCCTCTTCTTTGATGGAGTTTTCAATGATAAAGTTTTCCTTTGCTCCACTTTTTAAAAAGGCGATTGAGACATAAGGTTGACTAGCCTCTACACTGGCTTCAATAGCATTGTCACAAAGGATAGACACAATGGTTAGAAAATCAAGTAGGCTCATACCCTCAACTTGAATCTCCTCAGGAACTTCGACATTAAAGACAATATCCTTTTCTCTGGCTTTTATAAATTTTCCTGCGAGGAGACTTTTGAGGGCACGATCCCGAATATTCACCAATCTACCAAGGTCATATTTGTTGTCCTGCAATTTCTGACTGGAATCCTTCAAGACGGAGTCGTAGATCTCTTTTATCTGCTCCATATCCTCCTCTTCAATGCCTAGGCTTAAGCTGGTCAAGAGGTTGGCATAATCATGACGAAAGCTCCGAACTTCCTTATAAAGCTCCTCTATATGCCGACTATACCGTTCCATATCTCTATAGCGCAGGGCCTGTTCTTGGTTCAGTTTCTCCTGAAGTTTTTCCTTCAAATAGGTATCCAGCTTCTTGATAACCCCCATAAAAAAGAGCAGGTAAAACACTAGGATCAGATGGCGAACAGTCTTTGATTGAATGCTTTGTTCATATTCAAAGAAAGACAGAGTTTCCATAACTAGATAGTAGGTTCCCATTATCCAGTTAATTTTAGTCAGGGATTTTTGAAAATCTTTATCTAGAATCTCCCTTCTCAAGCTAGTGAAATCATAGTCTAACCATTTCAAAAAGGCTAGAGAAATGAAGAAATTGAAAATTATTATACATAACCAAATAAATGAATAATTATCATATACTTGCCCTTGGCCTAAAAACGGAAGAACAAAATAAGAAACACCTCTATAAAAGAGATTCACCAATGTCATTGGAAAGAGACCATAAAAGAAAAGGAGTTTTTTAGGAAGCCCTCTTAACAATAAGAAAGATAACCCTATGCCAAACAAAGGTTCTATAAAATATGACAAATATTCACTCACAGCTAAAAATTGAAAAGTCGCAAAAATGGCCCCTAGGAGAAATTTCAGGAGAAAGGCCTTAAAAATCCTCTCGAAAGTAAGATCAATTCCATCTACCTTAAAGAAAATGACAATTTCTAGCCCATTAGTAATAAGTGTATACAATAATATCCAAGCAATATTCATAAATTCTCCTAGCTCAATGCAAATTATTGATAGCCTCAGAAACTTCCCTAACCTTATAACGCGCGATTAGACAACTTCCACCATTGGGAAAGAAAAGCAGTTTTTCTTTCTTATCCAAATGCACCACATTTGCAGGATTGATGAGAAAAGAACGATGACACTGCAAGAGACGAGGCTCCTGCTTGAGAACCTCCTCTAGGCTCGCCGTAAATTCCAGTCTATCCGTCTTGGTATAGAGAATAACACGATGGGCTCTAGGAGACGTTTCGAGATAGTAAACCTCTTTAAAAGGATACTGGAATTGAGCAAATTTTGATTTAAAGTAAAAGCAATCTTCCGCCAGGCTTTTGCTGTCTTGACTATCGGCATAGAGAAGAGCTGTCTCGATACGAGACTCAAACTCCTCCGCCGACAAGGACTTATCAATGTAGTCCAAAGCAGACACTTGGTAGCGAAAGGACAGGGGCATAAACTCCGAGTGAGTCGTCACAAAGACGATCAGGGCATAAGGATCTCGATCCCGAATCTTTCTTGCCACTTCTAGGCCTTTCATCTCCTCATTTCGAATCTCAATGTCCAAAAAGAATAGCTGATGTGCTCCCTTCTCATGCATCTCTGCCAGAAGTTGGTCTGGCTTGCCAAAGACTTCAAAAGAGCTGGGAATGATATGATGTTCTTTCAAGAGTTTCTCAATCGTCGTTTCAATCCTAGTCTGTTGGGAGAAATCATCTTCTAAAACAAATATTCTCATCTTCTTACTCTCCTTGTTTCAACCATTTTTGGCGAATGTCTCTATAGCGACGTCTGGCATACTTGACAGCATATTGACCTTCTTCTCCAAGAAAAAGGATTCTTTCTTGAAAATCAATCGATTTTAATTTATCAAGATTGACCAAACAATTTCGATGACATCTCATCAAGGTTTCCCCATATTGGTTCTCAAGATTACTTAAATTTTGAACCATATTAAAACTAGCTTCTTCTGTAATAATCTGTACGGTATGGGCTTTAGTTGGATGTGTTTGAATATAGTAGATATCCTTTATGTTTAATTTGAAAATTTCTTTCTCTTTTTGGATGATAATGTAGTTCATGGATAAAACCTCCTAAAAAGAGGATAGCATAAGTCTAGAAACTATTTTTCACCAAATCCTAAACGGTTCTCAAAAATTCCTAAAGTGTCGAATCATTCGCAAAATAGCTATGATAATCTTACAATTATTTTATCATAAAATCCTGCAATTACCATTCAGGAAATTTCAATGACAATTAAAGATTTGAAGGTAAAAAAAGAGTTAAAAGTGATAAGCTATGATTATAGAAAGACAATCACTTGAAACAACTTTAGAACCATCACAAAGGAGGCATTCTCATGACGGTTACAGACCCAATCAAAACAGCTCAGACTTTAATTACTGACTTAAATAAAGCTTACCAAGCATGCAAACAGGTAACAGCTGACGATATCCGCTTTCAGGAGCAATTAAACTCTATTCTTGGTTTTCTAGCGAAGGCTGAGACTGTGGACAATCGATTCTTGATTGAGCTGGAAAAATTTTACCAGACTTCCAGTCTTCTCATGGGCCTCAGTGCTCTCGAACCAGATGCTCCTACTCGCGCCGCTTGGCGGGCCTATGACCGTTTTCACTTTGACCAAGTCAAAACCAAGTTGAGTCTCTACGGTCCAACCATTATCTTGTAATACTCTTCGAAAATCTCTTCAAACCACGTTAGCCTTAAAACTAGGGTTTGAGTAACCTGCGGCTAGCTTTTTGGTTTAATTTTTGATGTTCATTGAATATACGTAAATAAAATAAGTTGAGTGAACTTGTACTCAACTTATTTTTTTATCTAATCTTATAAGTTTTAGTCCTGCATCTGACGTTTCACCTGATAAGGCAAGTACAAGACTTGTAAAACTAAACCAGCACCCAGCAAGGCTAGGAGGGCCTGTTTTTCTTGGAAAGTCACAAGGCCGACGACTAATTCCACTATCAAGACGAAACTGGTCAATCCTCTGACTACAGCCTGCAACCCTCTTTCCTTTTGTCCCTTGTCTAGTGGGAAGAGCTGGGTCAAGTATTGGTAATCAAAGGCGTGATAGAGGGCTAGCAATTGGAAGAGCAAGAGGTAGTTAAATAGAATCACCACTGCCATCGCAATCCAAGCTTGCTCGATAAAGACTAGTGCTAACAAGGATAGGAGCAAAAGGCGGAGACTAAGGGCAAAGAGGTCTCCATTTCGCAGGTAAGAACGGAGATAGAGGTTTTGCCAAATCTTGCTCGGCACTTTCTGAACTGCTTTTAGGATAAAATCCAGATAAGCGCGACGTTTGACACTATTTGAAACGCCCTTGACCTGCGTAAAGAGAGCAAAGAAACGAAGCAAGACTTGCTTGCGCTTGCTTTCTTGGGCAATGACATAGTCCCAGTCAATTCCGTTCCCAGTAAAAAATTTACTAACTTTTTGACGAAAAATCAGGTATTTCCCAGTTCCCAATAAAAGCACATAGATGAGAAAGACTGGCAAACCATAGCCCATGGCTAAAAATAAGGGCGCAAAAAGAAGTAAGCAGAGAGTCTGTACCAATAGCCAAAAGACCAGTGAGCGCACCGTCTGCCCTTTGAGGTGGGACATGATCTCCTCTTCACTGACTAAGAGAAAGAGTTTGTCAGGTACTTCCATGTAGGTCGCGATTCCTCCCCAAGCTAAAAGCAAGGCAGAGACAATCCCCAAAAACAAGAGAATAGGCCAATGATTTTCAGGAAAATCTTGCAAGAGTTGACTGTACTGGTAAGCTAGAAATCCCAGCAGAACAAGCAGGAACAAGACAAAGTGGTCATTGAGAACATAACGCAGATAACCGACACATTCCTTACGAAAAGCCTGCTTTCTCTTTAAAAACAAGTCTTTCATAGCTCCTCCTCTTTGGTCAGAGCCAGGTAAATGTCATTCAAACTAGCTTCAGGCATGTCAAAGGCTTCACGGAGTTTCTGGAGGTTCCCCTGAGCCCTCACCTCCCCCTTGTGGAGAATAACAAAGGCGTCACACATCTTCTCCGCCGAGTCCAGCACGTGGGTACTCATTAGAATGGACTTGCCTTTTTGCTTTTCCACTTCCAAAAGATGAATCAAGTCAGAGATAGCCAGCGGATCGAGCCCAAGGAAAGGTTCATCTACGATGAAAAGACTCGGATCCACGACAAAAGCACAGATAATCATAACCTTCTGCTTCATTCCTTTTGAGAAATGGACAGGAAACCAGTCTAATTTTTGATCCAGACGAAACATCTTTAACAAAGGTTCTACACGCTCAAAAGCCACTTTCTGATCGATACCATAAGCCATAGCAACCGTCTCGATATGCTCTCTGAGGGTCAGTTCTTCATACAAGCTAGGCGTTTCTGGGATGTAGCCAATCTGCTTGCGGTAGTTGGTTGCATCTTCTCGCAGGGTTAGGCCATTAATCTTGATTTCCCCACTGTAAGGCGTCAAAAGACCGATAATCTCATTGATAGTCGTTGATTTCCCAGCACCATTGAGACCAATCAAACCAACCAACTGCCCACTTTCAACTGTAAAGGACACATCTTTCAAGACAGGAACGTGAACATAGCCTCCTGTCAGGTTTTTAATTTCTAACATATTTTCTCCGAATCTGGTATAATGTAGCTATATTATATCAAAATTCAATACAGTAGAGGTGGATTTTATGTCAGATTGCATTTTTTGTAAAATCATCGCAGGGGAGATTCCTGCTTCAAAAGTATACGAGGATGAGCAGGTTCTTGCCTTTCTTGATATCTCTCAAGTAACGCCTGGACACACCCTCATTGTACCAAAAGAACACTATCGCAATCTTTTGGAGATGGATGCAGCAAGTGCCAGCCAACTCTTTGCCCAAGTGCCACTAGTAGCTCAAAAAGTTATGAAAGCTACCAAAGCTGCTGGTATGA
It includes:
- a CDS encoding Blp family class II bacteriocin; translated protein: MNTKMMSQFSVIDNEMLDRIEGGIFGVDDAVFWTVGGYVVGRIVDTAIGDFTNQCRKNPHQWFCVRV
- the blpA gene encoding peptide cleavage/export ABC transporter BlpA, with the protein product MTSYKRTFVPQIDARDCGVAALASIAKFYGSDFSLAHLRELAKTNKEGTTALGIVKAANEMGFETRPVQADKTLFDMSDVPYPFIVHVNKEGKLQHYYVVYQTRKDYLIIGDPDPSVKITKMSKERFFSEWTGVAIFLAPKPSYQPHKDKKNGLLSFLPLIFKQKSLIAYIVLSSLLVTIINIGGSYYLQGILDEYIPNQMKSTLGIISIGLIITYILQQAMSFSRDYLLTVLSQRLSIDVILAYIRHIFELPMSFFATRRTGEIISRFTDANSIIDALASTILSLLLDVSILILVGSVLLAQNPNLFLLSLISVPIYMFIIFSFMKPFEKMNHDVMQSNSMVSSAIIEDINGIETIKSLTSEENRYQNIDSEFVDYLEKSFKLTKYSILQTNLKQGTKLVLNIFILWFGAQLVMSSKISIGQLITFNTLLSYFTTPMENIINLQTKLQSAKVANNRLNEVYLVESEFQVQENPVHSNFLMGDIEFDDLSYKYGFGRDTLTDINLTIKEGDKVSLVGVSGSGKTTLAKMIVNFFDPYKGQITINRQDIKNIDKKILRRHINYLPQQAYIFNGSILENLTLGGNNMISQEDILKACELAEIRQDIERMPMGYQTQLSDGAGLSGGQKQRIALARALLTKSPVLILDEATSALDVLTEKKVIDNLMSLTDKTILFVAHRLSIAERTNRVIVLDQGKIIEVGSHQELIQAQGFYHHLFNK
- a CDS encoding bacteriocin secretion accessory protein encodes the protein MNPNLFRSVEFYQRRYHNYATVLIIPLSLLFTFILIFSLVATKEITVTSQGEITPTSVIASIQSTSDNPILANHLVANQVVEKGDLLIKYSETMEESQKTALETQLQRLEKQKEGLGILKQSLEKATDLFSGEDEFGYHNTFMNFTKQAHDIELGISKTNTEVSNQANLANSSSSAIEQEITKVQQQIGEYQELRDAIINKRARLPTGNPHQSILNRYLVASQEQTQETADEPFLSQINQSIANLESSIANLKIQQAGIGSVATYDNSLETKIEVLRTQFLQTASQQQLAVENQLTELKVQLDQATQRLENNTLTAPSKGIVHLNSEFEGKNRIPTGTEIAQIFPIITDTREVLITYYVSSDYLPLLDKGQTVRLKLEKIGNHGITIIGQLQTIDQTPTRTEQGNLFKLTALAKLSNEDSKLIQYGLQGRVTSVTAKKTYFDYFKDKILTHSD
- the blpC gene encoding quorum-sensing system pheromone BlpC, with the protein product MDKKQNLTSFQELTTTELNQITGGGWWENFLYSVNRYSHNLTQGLHQPIQL
- a CDS encoding sensor histidine kinase encodes the protein MNIAWILLYTLITNGLEIVIFFKVDGIDLTFERIFKAFLLKFLLGAIFATFQFLAVSEYLSYFIEPLFGIGLSFLLLRGLPKKLLFFYGLFPMTLVNLFYRGVSYFVLPFLGQGQVYDNYSFIWLCIIIFNFFISLAFLKWLDYDFTSLRREILDKDFQKSLTKINWIMGTYYLVMETLSFFEYEQSIQSKTVRHLILVFYLLFFMGVIKKLDTYLKEKLQEKLNQEQALRYRDMERYSRHIEELYKEVRSFRHDYANLLTSLSLGIEEEDMEQIKEIYDSVLKDSSQKLQDNKYDLGRLVNIRDRALKSLLAGKFIKAREKDIVFNVEVPEEIQVEGMSLLDFLTIVSILCDNAIEASVEASQPYVSIAFLKSGAKENFIIENSIKEEGIDVSEIFSFGVSSKGEERGVGLYTVMKIVESYPNASLNTICQNQVFRQVLTMMHTE
- a CDS encoding response regulator transcription factor → MRIFVLEDDFSQQTRIETTIEKLLKEHHIIPSSFEVFGKPDQLLAEMHEKGAHQLFFLDIEIRNEEMKGLEVARKIRDRDPYALIVFVTTHSEFMPLSFRYQVSALDYIDKSLSAEEFESRIETALLYADSQDSKSLAEDCFYFKSKFAQFQYPFKEVYYLETSPRAHRVILYTKTDRLEFTASLEEVLKQEPRLLQCHRSFLINPANVVHLDKKEKLLFFPNGGSCLIARYKVREVSEAINNLH
- a CDS encoding LytTR family DNA-binding domain-containing protein, yielding MNYIIIQKEKEIFKLNIKDIYYIQTHPTKAHTVQIITEEASFNMVQNLSNLENQYGETLMRCHRNCLVNLDKLKSIDFQERILFLGEEGQYAVKYARRRYRDIRQKWLKQGE
- a CDS encoding ABC transporter permease — its product is MKDLFLKRKQAFRKECVGYLRYVLNDHFVLFLLVLLGFLAYQYSQLLQDFPENHWPILLFLGIVSALLLAWGGIATYMEVPDKLFLLVSEEEIMSHLKGQTVRSLVFWLLVQTLCLLLFAPLFLAMGYGLPVFLIYVLLLGTGKYLIFRQKVSKFFTGNGIDWDYVIAQESKRKQVLLRFFALFTQVKGVSNSVKRRAYLDFILKAVQKVPSKIWQNLYLRSYLRNGDLFALSLRLLLLSLLALVFIEQAWIAMAVVILFNYLLLFQLLALYHAFDYQYLTQLFPLDKGQKERGLQAVVRGLTSFVLIVELVVGLVTFQEKQALLALLGAGLVLQVLYLPYQVKRQMQD
- a CDS encoding ABC transporter ATP-binding protein — translated: MLEIKNLTGGYVHVPVLKDVSFTVESGQLVGLIGLNGAGKSTTINEIIGLLTPYSGEIKINGLTLREDATNYRKQIGYIPETPSLYEELTLREHIETVAMAYGIDQKVAFERVEPLLKMFRLDQKLDWFPVHFSKGMKQKVMIICAFVVDPSLFIVDEPFLGLDPLAISDLIHLLEVEKQKGKSILMSTHVLDSAEKMCDAFVILHKGEVRAQGNLQKLREAFDMPEASLNDIYLALTKEEEL
- a CDS encoding HIT family protein — translated: MSDCIFCKIIAGEIPASKVYEDEQVLAFLDISQVTPGHTLIVPKEHYRNLLEMDAASASQLFAQVPLVAQKVMKATKAAGMNIIANCEEVAGQTVFHTHVHLVPRYSAEDDLKIDFIAHEPDFDKLAQVAETIKNA